One Halolamina litorea genomic window carries:
- a CDS encoding tRNA-dihydrouridine synthase — protein MFEPRLALASLSGEADAEWAKQGAEWAGAAFLGGVSLDEPTRAAARGIVADRDRSEFLPADPVAFVDRQLSALSGVDVRPGINVRSTTAAPVREVAAVAAEHDAIVEINAHCRQAELCAAGAGETLLRNPDRLVPLVEAAASAGADVSVKVRTELDGVDLVDVAGRVEAAGADALHVDAMDSESVVADLAAATDCFLIANNGVRDEASVREYLDFGADAVSVGRPSDDPAVLERVADAVAASRRQKGQSAD, from the coding sequence GTGTTCGAGCCACGGCTCGCGCTGGCGTCGCTCTCGGGCGAGGCCGACGCCGAGTGGGCGAAACAGGGCGCCGAGTGGGCCGGCGCAGCCTTTCTCGGCGGCGTCTCGCTGGACGAGCCGACCCGGGCGGCCGCACGGGGCATCGTCGCCGACCGCGACCGCTCCGAGTTCCTTCCCGCCGACCCGGTCGCGTTCGTCGACCGGCAACTGTCGGCGCTTTCGGGTGTGGACGTGCGGCCGGGGATCAACGTCCGGTCGACGACGGCGGCGCCGGTCCGTGAGGTCGCCGCGGTTGCCGCCGAGCACGACGCAATCGTCGAGATCAACGCCCACTGCCGGCAGGCCGAACTCTGTGCCGCCGGCGCGGGCGAGACGCTGCTCCGGAACCCGGATCGGCTCGTCCCACTCGTCGAAGCGGCCGCGTCGGCGGGCGCCGACGTGAGCGTGAAGGTCCGAACCGAACTCGACGGCGTCGACCTCGTCGACGTGGCCGGTCGGGTCGAGGCCGCCGGCGCCGACGCGCTCCACGTCGACGCGATGGACAGCGAGTCCGTCGTCGCCGACCTCGCGGCGGCGACCGACTGCTTCCTGATCGCCAACAACGGCGTTCGCGACGAGGCGAGCGTCCGGGAGTACCTCGATTTCGGTGCCGACGCGGTCAGCGTCGGTCGGCCGAGTGACGACCCCGCGGTCCTCGAACGCGTCGCCGACGCCGTCGCCGCGAGCCGGCGGCAGAAAGGCCAGTCTGCGGACTGA
- the thyX gene encoding FAD-dependent thymidylate synthase: MEVELLEATEDPEELICKAARNDYASGFVGEQSFEETMATVDGDDIEAKQATLIGHLLSHGHYGPFEHAQATFAVKGMSRSCMAQLTRHRHVSFDVQSMRYVAFDDVDPEAVGEGEMVVTPPSATDPDWIGRNQQGGAVDEETVAEREEVFRNSVQRSVEEYQRLLELGMPPEDARFVLPIGTEVNVVLSLNARTLMHIADMRAAADAQWEIRGLTEEILDYAAEWCPITFDYYDEHMKNRKNRLAP, from the coding sequence ATGGAGGTCGAGCTTCTGGAGGCGACCGAGGACCCCGAGGAACTGATCTGTAAGGCCGCGAGAAACGACTACGCGTCGGGTTTCGTGGGCGAGCAGTCCTTCGAGGAGACGATGGCGACCGTCGACGGCGACGACATCGAGGCCAAGCAGGCGACCCTGATCGGCCACCTGCTGAGCCACGGCCACTACGGCCCGTTCGAGCACGCGCAGGCCACCTTCGCGGTGAAGGGGATGTCCCGCTCGTGTATGGCCCAACTCACCCGTCACCGCCACGTCTCCTTCGACGTACAGAGCATGCGCTACGTCGCCTTCGACGACGTGGACCCCGAAGCCGTCGGCGAGGGCGAGATGGTCGTCACGCCGCCGTCGGCGACCGACCCCGACTGGATCGGCCGCAATCAGCAGGGCGGCGCCGTCGACGAGGAGACCGTCGCCGAGCGCGAGGAAGTGTTCCGGAACTCGGTGCAGCGCTCCGTCGAGGAGTACCAGCGCCTGCTCGAACTGGGGATGCCCCCTGAGGACGCCCGGTTCGTGCTCCCGATCGGTACCGAGGTCAACGTCGTGTTGAGCCTGAACGCCCGGACGCTGATGCACATCGCCGACATGCGCGCGGCCGCCGACGCCCAGTGGGAGATCCGCGGGCTGACCGAGGAGATCCTCGACTACGCCGCAGAGTGGTGCCCGATCACCTTCGACTACTACGACGAGCACATGAAGAACCGCAAGAACCGGCTCGCACCCTGA
- the cofD gene encoding 2-phospho-L-lactate transferase has product MVTFLAGGTGTPKLLSGDEPVFARDSVAVVGNTGDDVELGGLLVSPDLDTVLFDGGGVLDRDRWWGIDGDTHETDDELFRLADAAGLEEGPRYLPEPAQTSGREIARWRRFSGIAEFMTIGDRDRAVHITRTSLLDEGHTLTEATRTLADAFDLDIDLLPMSDDPVATIIHTPEGEMHFQEYWVANRAAPTVEDVEFRGAGEAEPTTAVREALADPVVVGPSNPVTSVGPIRALPGVDDALDATPVVAVSPFCEDEPFSGPVADLMAGVGAEPSTAGVAETYGFADAFVLDSEDATELDRPVVRTDTKIDGPADAERVARACALALAAVGASPASLGLVGVDDPTELDGDDVDTSELPAVGGGER; this is encoded by the coding sequence ATGGTCACGTTCCTCGCGGGGGGGACCGGCACCCCCAAACTGCTCTCGGGCGACGAGCCGGTCTTCGCCCGCGACTCGGTCGCCGTCGTCGGCAACACCGGCGACGACGTGGAGTTGGGCGGCCTGCTGGTCTCGCCGGACCTCGACACCGTGCTGTTCGACGGCGGCGGCGTCCTCGACCGCGACCGGTGGTGGGGGATCGACGGCGACACCCACGAGACCGACGACGAACTGTTCCGACTCGCCGACGCGGCGGGGCTCGAAGAGGGACCGCGCTACCTCCCCGAACCGGCTCAGACGAGCGGTCGGGAGATCGCCCGCTGGCGGCGCTTCTCCGGGATTGCCGAGTTCATGACCATCGGCGACAGGGACCGCGCGGTCCACATCACCCGCACCTCGCTGCTCGACGAGGGGCACACGCTGACCGAGGCCACCAGAACCCTCGCCGACGCGTTCGACCTCGACATCGACCTGCTGCCGATGAGCGACGACCCCGTCGCCACTATCATCCACACGCCCGAGGGCGAGATGCACTTCCAGGAGTACTGGGTGGCCAATCGGGCTGCACCGACCGTCGAGGACGTGGAGTTCCGCGGCGCGGGCGAGGCCGAACCCACCACCGCAGTCCGCGAAGCGCTCGCCGATCCCGTCGTCGTCGGCCCCTCGAACCCCGTCACCTCGGTCGGGCCGATCCGGGCGCTCCCGGGCGTCGACGACGCGCTCGACGCGACGCCAGTCGTGGCCGTCTCGCCGTTCTGCGAGGACGAGCCGTTCTCCGGCCCAGTCGCGGACCTGATGGCCGGCGTCGGCGCCGAACCCTCGACGGCGGGCGTCGCCGAGACGTACGGCTTCGCGGACGCGTTCGTGCTCGACAGCGAGGACGCCACCGAACTGGACCGCCCGGTCGTCCGGACCGACACGAAGATCGACGGACCCGCCGACGCCGAGCGGGTCGCCCGGGCCTGCGCACTCGCGCTGGCAGCCGTCGGCGCGTCCCCGGCTTCCCTCGGTCTCGTCGGCGTCGACGACCCAACCGAACTGGACGGCGACGACGTCGATACGAGCGAGCTTCCCGCGGTCGGCGGAGGTGAACGATAG
- a CDS encoding NAD(P)/FAD-dependent oxidoreductase: MERVDVAIVGGGPAGTAAAHAAAEHGADALVLEKGVPRDDREGLGPDSTDAAGILDYWVDIMGIHPDEMPDGVVQNVLDRAEFRGPNTACNLRSTGIDASYDHFGYTFHRARFDDFLRSRAEDAGASYRVGVSVRGVETDPRGHPRHTLSLANGEEVGADYLLLCDGPQRTVTMNVLDEYLPTGRKASEVLAPPTANHIAYQEYRKFPEEIYEQVQDAIVFWWGLMPGHTAYPWVFPNQDRVCRVGLTMPIGMDIDEVEDREKYDLLNPQDERIPQGGTYIERLLEREYGDEYELSDFPKVEGAGKTKGTETYPISSTRPIDSPVDAGIAVCGGAMGTTSAFHEGGDHLAVRTGAIAGRLAAQGKLGHYNDEWHEAIGDEALRNVSLADLVRGYGPDDWDRVFDAGSKMLAESGSDSMLSGRLNAGLTGVELLARYRLTRFRNRNTYVQLRADEYSY; encoded by the coding sequence ATGGAACGCGTAGACGTCGCCATCGTTGGCGGGGGGCCGGCGGGGACCGCCGCGGCCCACGCCGCGGCCGAACACGGCGCCGACGCACTCGTACTGGAGAAGGGCGTCCCGCGGGACGACCGCGAGGGACTCGGCCCGGACTCCACCGACGCCGCCGGCATCCTCGACTACTGGGTCGACATCATGGGGATCCACCCCGACGAGATGCCCGACGGCGTGGTGCAGAACGTCCTCGACCGCGCGGAGTTCCGCGGACCGAACACGGCCTGTAACCTCCGCTCGACGGGGATCGACGCCTCCTACGACCACTTCGGCTACACCTTCCACCGGGCCCGCTTCGACGACTTCCTCCGCTCGCGTGCCGAGGACGCCGGTGCGAGCTATCGCGTCGGCGTCTCGGTGCGCGGCGTCGAGACCGACCCCCGCGGACACCCGCGACACACGCTCTCGCTGGCGAACGGCGAGGAGGTAGGCGCGGATTACCTGCTGCTCTGTGACGGCCCCCAGCGGACCGTCACGATGAACGTGCTCGACGAGTACCTCCCGACCGGCCGGAAGGCGAGCGAGGTGCTCGCGCCGCCGACGGCCAACCACATCGCCTATCAGGAGTACCGGAAGTTCCCCGAGGAGATCTACGAGCAGGTGCAGGACGCCATCGTCTTCTGGTGGGGGCTGATGCCCGGCCACACCGCCTACCCGTGGGTGTTCCCGAACCAGGACCGGGTCTGCCGCGTCGGCCTGACGATGCCCATCGGGATGGACATCGACGAGGTCGAAGACCGCGAGAAGTACGACCTCCTCAACCCTCAGGACGAGCGCATCCCGCAGGGCGGGACCTACATCGAGCGCCTGCTCGAACGGGAGTACGGCGACGAGTACGAACTCTCGGACTTCCCGAAGGTCGAGGGGGCGGGGAAGACGAAGGGGACGGAAACCTACCCCATCTCCTCGACGCGGCCGATCGATTCGCCCGTCGACGCCGGCATCGCCGTCTGTGGCGGCGCGATGGGGACCACCTCCGCCTTCCACGAGGGCGGCGACCACCTCGCGGTCCGGACCGGCGCCATCGCCGGCCGCCTCGCCGCGCAGGGGAAACTCGGCCACTACAACGACGAGTGGCACGAGGCCATCGGCGACGAGGCGCTGCGGAACGTCTCGCTGGCGGATCTGGTTCGGGGCTACGGCCCCGACGACTGGGACCGCGTGTTCGACGCCGGGTCGAAGATGCTGGCCGAGTCGGGGAGCGACTCGATGCTCTCGGGTCGGCTGAACGCGGGGCTCACGGGCGTCGAACTGCTGGCGCGCTACCGGCTCACCCGGTTCCGGAACCGGAACACGTACGTACAGCTCCGAGCCGACGAGTACAGCTACTGA
- a CDS encoding 30S ribosomal protein S17e, with amino-acid sequence MAIKPKYVKQMGTILLEKYPQSFNQNFETNKESVSALTNVESKEVRNRIAGYITRKEAGAAAAAAEA; translated from the coding sequence ATGGCAATCAAGCCGAAGTACGTCAAGCAGATGGGGACCATTCTGCTGGAGAAGTACCCCCAGTCGTTCAACCAGAACTTCGAGACGAACAAGGAGAGCGTCTCCGCGCTCACCAACGTCGAGTCCAAGGAAGTCCGCAACCGCATCGCGGGCTACATCACGCGCAAGGAAGCCGGCGCCGCCGCGGCCGCCGCCGAAGCCTGA
- a CDS encoding type II toxin-antitoxin system HicB family antitoxin has product MTESADRPPGVELRRTGDSVIARHEPTGVACHGESVDAALRWLAEGIALDLGCESEIDDPERFIADVSADCR; this is encoded by the coding sequence GTGACGGAGTCGGCGGACCGTCCCCCGGGCGTGGAACTCCGCCGTACGGGGGATTCGGTGATCGCCCGCCACGAACCAACGGGTGTGGCCTGCCACGGCGAGAGCGTCGACGCCGCGCTCCGGTGGCTCGCCGAGGGGATCGCGCTCGATCTGGGCTGTGAGAGCGAGATCGACGACCCCGAACGGTTCATCGCCGACGTGAGTGCGGACTGCCGTTGA
- a CDS encoding lamin tail domain-containing protein: MDRHLRAVAVCLLLVFAGCAAGPAATDGGDPLGTGTAASTDTAGTAEFPPAEPPKENAIEAEVTRVVDGDTVDVRLPNGTEDTVRLLGVDTPEVYTQNDPAEFPGVPETDAGRSCLREWGERASQHAKDELAGRTVTLSFDANEPRRGYYGRLLAYVHVDGESFNYGLITNGLARRYDDSGFEYRDRYGRAEEIARANGIGLWGACATDDPSTATATPTPAVADGGSALRVARIHADADGDDRENLNDEYVTFRNAGNETLDLSGWTVRDEADHVYTFPEGTTVEPDGTLTLHTGSGDDAGGDYYWGQGSPVWNNGGDTVIVRNASGGTVIERPYDG; the protein is encoded by the coding sequence ATGGATCGGCATCTCCGCGCCGTCGCGGTCTGTTTGCTGCTCGTGTTCGCGGGCTGTGCTGCCGGGCCCGCGGCGACCGACGGCGGCGACCCCCTCGGTACCGGGACCGCAGCGTCCACCGACACCGCCGGCACAGCCGAGTTCCCGCCCGCAGAGCCGCCCAAGGAGAACGCCATCGAGGCCGAGGTGACCCGTGTCGTCGACGGCGACACGGTCGACGTACGGCTCCCGAACGGCACCGAGGACACGGTCCGCCTGCTCGGCGTCGACACGCCCGAGGTCTACACCCAGAACGACCCCGCGGAGTTCCCCGGCGTACCCGAGACCGACGCCGGCCGGAGCTGTCTGCGCGAGTGGGGCGAGCGAGCCAGCCAGCACGCGAAAGACGAACTGGCCGGCCGGACAGTCACCCTGAGCTTCGACGCGAACGAGCCACGGCGAGGCTACTACGGCCGACTGCTGGCGTACGTCCACGTCGACGGCGAATCGTTCAACTACGGGCTGATCACCAACGGACTCGCCCGACGCTACGACGACTCCGGTTTCGAGTACCGCGACCGCTACGGCCGTGCCGAGGAGATCGCGCGCGCCAACGGGATCGGCCTCTGGGGCGCCTGTGCGACCGATGACCCGAGCACCGCGACGGCGACGCCGACACCCGCAGTCGCCGACGGCGGCAGCGCGCTCCGGGTCGCCCGAATCCACGCCGACGCCGATGGGGACGACCGGGAGAACCTCAACGACGAGTACGTGACCTTCCGGAACGCGGGCAACGAGACGCTCGACCTCTCGGGGTGGACGGTCCGCGACGAGGCCGACCACGTCTACACGTTCCCCGAGGGCACGACGGTCGAACCGGACGGAACACTCACCCTCCACACCGGGAGCGGCGACGACGCCGGCGGCGACTACTACTGGGGCCAAGGCAGCCCCGTGTGGAACAACGGCGGCGACACCGTGATCGTCCGGAACGCCAGCGGAGGGACGGTGATCGAGCGCCCCTACGACGGCTGA
- a CDS encoding proteasome assembly chaperone family protein — MNPPTQSGQFAVRHDESPKETLLCGFASYGLSGLTAVDFLIDQLELVETGHVTTEAMPSITPFENGRPTHHTRLFSKPELEMTLLKNELFVPPVLSGPFGESILEWTERHGVQEIAIVDAVPMRHGPDDHRTYHVATDDYLARRLGGVPEPPAAGDESVPLAGAGAPSESTEQTEPVETPETPTTPMARGYLDGVTGALVEKGIDSSLAVGVFQTPVHQQLPDVEASIRLIEALNDIYGLGVDTEPLQEFADEIERYYTELAERYEAATEREEAFENRMYM, encoded by the coding sequence ATGAACCCGCCAACCCAGTCGGGGCAGTTCGCCGTCCGTCACGACGAGAGCCCGAAGGAGACGCTACTCTGTGGGTTCGCCAGCTACGGCCTCTCGGGGCTGACGGCCGTCGACTTCCTGATCGACCAACTCGAACTGGTCGAGACCGGCCACGTCACCACCGAGGCGATGCCGAGCATCACCCCCTTCGAGAACGGCCGGCCGACCCACCACACGCGGCTGTTCTCGAAGCCGGAGCTCGAGATGACGCTGTTGAAAAACGAGCTGTTCGTCCCGCCGGTGTTGAGCGGGCCGTTCGGCGAGTCGATCCTCGAGTGGACCGAGCGACACGGGGTACAGGAGATCGCCATCGTCGACGCCGTCCCGATGCGTCACGGCCCGGACGACCACCGGACCTACCACGTCGCGACCGACGACTACCTCGCACGACGGCTCGGCGGCGTGCCCGAACCGCCCGCCGCCGGCGACGAGTCCGTCCCCCTCGCCGGCGCCGGTGCGCCCTCCGAGTCGACGGAACAAACCGAGCCCGTCGAGACGCCGGAGACGCCGACGACGCCGATGGCGCGGGGGTACCTCGACGGCGTGACGGGAGCCCTGGTCGAGAAGGGGATCGACTCCAGCCTCGCAGTCGGCGTGTTCCAGACGCCGGTCCACCAACAGCTTCCGGACGTGGAGGCGTCGATCCGACTGATCGAGGCGCTCAACGACATCTACGGCCTCGGCGTCGACACCGAGCCCCTGCAGGAGTTCGCCGACGAAATCGAGCGATACTACACCGAACTCGCCGAGCGCTACGAGGCCGCGACCGAACGCGAGGAGGCGTTCGAGAACCGGATGTACATGTAG
- a CDS encoding polysaccharide deacetylase family protein: MTRATVCLTIDFDAVSPWLHAREFGSTPVKRSRGRFGADVGAPRLLDLFERLDVPSTWFVPGHTIDSFPEPCQRAVDAGHEIGHHGWSHTPPSDYESRAAERADIARGIESIEDLTGSAPAGYRSPSWDFSAHTVSLLKEFGFEWSSSGMAREFEPYELTEEYAPVDDPYEVGEPVEITEMPVSWQRDDYPALAFSGSRAFADEAAVFDHWRRQFDWMYEHHAGGAYVLTLHPQVSGRSPRPAMLRELIEHMAAKPDVDFATVSDALAGMG; this comes from the coding sequence ATGACCCGCGCCACCGTCTGTCTCACTATCGACTTCGACGCCGTCTCGCCGTGGCTCCACGCCCGGGAGTTCGGCTCCACGCCCGTCAAACGCTCCCGCGGCCGGTTCGGCGCCGACGTGGGTGCGCCGCGGCTGCTCGACCTGTTCGAGCGCCTCGACGTGCCATCGACGTGGTTCGTCCCCGGCCACACCATCGACTCGTTCCCCGAACCCTGCCAGCGCGCCGTCGACGCCGGCCACGAGATCGGCCACCACGGCTGGAGCCACACCCCGCCCAGCGACTACGAGAGCCGGGCGGCCGAGCGCGCCGACATCGCCCGTGGGATCGAGAGCATCGAGGACCTCACCGGCTCGGCGCCCGCCGGCTACCGCTCGCCCTCGTGGGACTTCTCGGCACACACGGTCTCCCTGCTCAAGGAGTTCGGCTTCGAGTGGTCCTCCAGCGGGATGGCCCGGGAGTTCGAGCCCTACGAACTCACCGAGGAGTACGCGCCCGTCGACGACCCCTACGAGGTCGGCGAACCGGTGGAAATCACCGAGATGCCCGTCTCGTGGCAGCGCGACGACTACCCCGCGCTGGCGTTCTCGGGGTCCCGCGCGTTCGCCGACGAGGCCGCCGTCTTCGACCACTGGCGCCGGCAGTTCGACTGGATGTACGAGCACCACGCCGGCGGGGCCTACGTCCTCACGCTCCACCCGCAGGTCAGCGGCCGCAGCCCCCGCCCGGCGATGCTGCGGGAACTGATCGAGCACATGGCCGCGAAGCCCGACGTGGATTTCGCCACCGTGAGCGACGCGCTCGCCGGCATGGGGTAG